Proteins encoded within one genomic window of Bacteroidales bacterium:
- the nrfH gene encoding cytochrome c nitrite reductase small subunit → MRGIVDIFIPPKKWKFYVIIILGIITGLIFFLFYVSKAHSYLSDNAETCMNCHIMAPQYTSWFHSAHRQYANCNECHVPHDNVFNKYFFKAKDGLRHATIFTLRKEPQVIRIHEAGKEVVHSNCLRCHGDLLTDNKLQNYNGNTTNINRKSSNCTFCHRETPHGSVNSLSSVPNSRVPLPESAVPHWLKKMITK, encoded by the coding sequence TTATGTTATAATTATATTAGGTATAATAACGGGACTCATATTCTTTTTGTTTTATGTTTCCAAAGCTCATTCGTATTTGTCAGACAATGCTGAAACTTGTATGAATTGTCATATAATGGCTCCTCAATATACTTCATGGTTTCATAGTGCTCATCGGCAATATGCTAATTGTAACGAATGCCATGTTCCTCATGATAATGTTTTTAATAAATATTTTTTTAAAGCAAAAGATGGTTTAAGGCATGCTACAATATTTACATTAAGAAAAGAACCTCAGGTTATTCGTATTCATGAAGCAGGAAAAGAAGTGGTTCATTCAAATTGTTTGCGTTGTCATGGTGATCTATTAACAGATAATAAGCTTCAAAATTATAATGGGAATACAACGAATATAAATAGAAAATCTTCAAATTGTACTTTTTGTCATCGTGAAACGCCACATGGTTCTGTAAATAGTTTATCGAGTGTACCAAATTCAAGAGTTCCTTTGCCAGAAAGTGCTGTGCCCCATTGGTTAAAAAAAATGATTACTAAGTAA